One window from the genome of Pseudomonas fluorescens encodes:
- a CDS encoding LysE family translocator: protein MTLSLDLLLGFALFALVTSITPGPNNTMLLASGVNFGFNRTIPHMLGITCGFFSLVLAVGLGLGAVFQTYPLLYTALRYIGAAYLLYLAWKIAHSGPVSDSQPGNNTPISYWGAAAFQWVNPKAWIMAIGAISTYTPLQGYFFNVLVIAAVFALINLPSVGLWVVCGSLLRNLLRDRRWLRMFNWGMALLLVASMYPLLLESIS, encoded by the coding sequence ATGACCCTTTCGCTTGACCTGCTGCTGGGCTTCGCCCTGTTTGCCCTGGTGACTTCGATCACGCCAGGTCCTAACAACACCATGTTGTTGGCCTCGGGTGTGAATTTCGGTTTCAACCGCACCATTCCGCACATGCTGGGTATTACCTGCGGCTTCTTTTCCCTGGTGCTGGCGGTGGGCCTTGGCCTGGGCGCGGTGTTCCAGACTTATCCACTGCTCTATACCGCGTTGCGCTACATCGGTGCGGCGTACCTGTTGTACCTGGCGTGGAAAATAGCCCACTCCGGCCCGGTTTCGGACAGCCAGCCGGGGAACAATACGCCGATCAGCTATTGGGGCGCAGCGGCGTTCCAATGGGTCAATCCCAAGGCCTGGATCATGGCCATCGGCGCCATCAGTACCTACACGCCCCTCCAGGGTTACTTCTTCAATGTGCTGGTGATTGCGGCGGTGTTTGCCTTGATCAATCTGCCAAGCGTGGGCCTGTGGGTGGTGTGCGGCAGCCTGTTGCGCAACCTGTTGCGTGATCGTCGCTGGCTGCGCATGTTCAACTGGGGCATGGCGCTGTTGTTGGTCGCTTCTATGTATCCGTTGTTGCTCGAAAGCATCAGTTGA
- a CDS encoding VOC family protein, with protein MGVNAIPEGFHNITPYLGIQKAAEAIDFYKKAFNATEVMRLAMPDGGIGHAELRINGYPIMLGTPCDQGPLSNPDQSPSVGLHLYVEDVDSAFAQAIAAGGTVISEVKDQFYGDRSGTLKDPYGHLWFLATHKEDLSQDQIEQRAREMFQQG; from the coding sequence ATGGGCGTCAATGCCATTCCCGAAGGTTTCCATAACATCACGCCCTACCTGGGCATTCAAAAAGCTGCCGAAGCCATCGACTTCTACAAAAAGGCCTTCAATGCCACCGAGGTCATGCGCCTGGCCATGCCCGACGGGGGCATCGGCCATGCCGAGCTGCGGATCAACGGTTATCCGATCATGCTTGGCACGCCTTGCGATCAAGGCCCCTTGAGCAATCCGGACCAATCGCCATCGGTCGGCCTGCATTTATATGTCGAGGACGTGGACAGCGCATTTGCCCAGGCCATTGCCGCCGGCGGCACGGTGATTTCCGAGGTCAAGGACCAGTTCTACGGAGATCGCAGCGGCACCCTGAAGGATCCCTATGGGCATCTGTGGTTCCTCGCGACGCACAAGGAAGATCTGAGCCAGGACCAGATCGAGCAACGGGCCAGGGAGATGTTTCAACAGGGCTGA
- a CDS encoding antibiotic biosynthesis monooxygenase yields MQSPRNNRSFTQLMEFDIEPQWQQALVTALSEQTERLARDHQGFLSASIQASDDGRRVLNYLQWQTREAGEAALRSVEKGEQGFWRLIQAHRAKAVTFASFQVLRNIERSLDNALHCQLVD; encoded by the coding sequence ATGCAATCGCCAAGGAACAATCGCAGTTTCACCCAACTGATGGAATTCGACATCGAACCTCAATGGCAGCAGGCGCTGGTAACCGCCTTGTCGGAACAGACCGAGCGCCTGGCCAGGGACCACCAGGGGTTCCTGAGTGCCAGTATCCAGGCCAGCGACGATGGTCGACGCGTGCTCAACTATTTGCAGTGGCAGACCCGCGAGGCAGGCGAGGCGGCACTTCGAAGTGTCGAAAAGGGCGAGCAGGGCTTCTGGCGGCTGATTCAGGCTCACCGCGCCAAGGCCGTGACGTTCGCTTCGTTCCAGGTGTTGCGCAATATCGAGCGCAGCCTGGACAACGCGCTGCATTGCCAGTTGGTCGATTAA
- the soxR gene encoding redox-sensitive transcriptional activator SoxR gives MAQIDIHKELTVGQVAARSGVAVTALHFYESKGLIKSTRNPGNQRRYPRAVLRRVALIKVAQRLGIPLAEIGEALNNLPDNRAPTAADWQTLSAQWSRDLDERINQLVALRDRLNGCIGCGCLSMEACPLRNQGDVLGQRGPGAHLLE, from the coding sequence ATGGCGCAGATCGATATCCACAAGGAACTCACCGTCGGCCAAGTGGCCGCCCGCAGCGGCGTGGCGGTCACGGCCCTGCACTTCTACGAGTCCAAGGGGCTGATCAAAAGCACGCGCAACCCGGGTAACCAACGCCGTTACCCACGGGCGGTATTGCGTCGCGTGGCACTGATCAAGGTCGCCCAGCGCCTGGGCATTCCGTTGGCGGAAATCGGCGAGGCGTTGAACAACCTGCCAGACAACCGCGCCCCGACGGCCGCCGACTGGCAAACCTTGTCGGCGCAGTGGAGCCGGGACCTGGACGAACGCATCAACCAATTGGTGGCGCTGCGTGATCGACTCAACGGTTGCATCGGCTGCGGATGCCTGTCGATGGAAGCTTGTCCGCTGCGCAACCAGGGCGACGTACTCGGCCAACGCGGGCCGGGGGCTCATCTGCTGGAATAG
- the rhtA gene encoding threonine/homoserine exporter RhtA, which yields MTLPPHRSLASTLYPVALLLIAMASIQAGASLAKSMFPIVGAQGTTTLRLIFASLIMLLMLRPWRAKLTGQSLRTVIVYGMALGGMNFLFYMSVRTVPLGIAVALEFTGPLAVAIYASRRAIDFLWIALAVVGLLLLIPTGATSAGIDLVGAGYALGAGVCWALYILFGQKAGADNGVQTAALGVMIAALFVAPIGIVHAGAALLTPSLIPIALGVAILSTALPYTLEMIALTRMPARTFGTLMSVEPAIAALSGLVFLQEYLSLAQWMAITCIILASVGATLTMASTAKPAVAVD from the coding sequence ATGACGCTCCCCCCACATCGCAGCCTGGCCTCCACCCTGTACCCGGTTGCCTTGCTATTGATAGCCATGGCTTCCATTCAAGCAGGAGCCTCCCTCGCCAAAAGCATGTTCCCGATAGTGGGTGCACAAGGCACTACGACGCTGCGCCTCATTTTTGCCAGCCTCATCATGCTGTTGATGCTACGCCCCTGGCGCGCCAAGCTCACCGGCCAATCCCTGCGCACGGTGATCGTTTACGGCATGGCACTGGGCGGTATGAACTTCCTCTTCTATATGTCAGTTCGCACCGTTCCACTGGGCATTGCCGTGGCGTTGGAATTTACCGGGCCTCTGGCAGTCGCCATTTACGCCTCCCGCCGGGCGATCGACTTTCTCTGGATTGCCTTGGCAGTGGTTGGCCTGCTGCTGCTCATACCGACCGGCGCGACCAGTGCCGGTATCGATCTGGTTGGCGCCGGCTACGCGCTGGGTGCCGGTGTCTGCTGGGCGTTGTACATCCTGTTTGGTCAGAAAGCCGGAGCGGACAATGGCGTGCAGACCGCAGCACTGGGCGTCATGATCGCGGCCCTGTTCGTCGCACCTATCGGCATTGTCCACGCCGGCGCCGCACTGCTCACACCGAGCCTGATTCCAATCGCCCTCGGCGTCGCCATCCTGTCCACAGCCCTGCCCTACACGCTGGAAATGATCGCCCTGACTCGAATGCCTGCCCGCACCTTCGGCACCTTGATGAGCGTCGAACCGGCAATCGCGGCCTTGTCGGGGCTCGTCTTTCTCCAGGAGTACTTGTCCCTGGCCCAATGGATGGCCATTACCTGCATCATCCTCGCGTCGGTGGGCGCAACGCTGACCATGGCCAGCACCGCAAAGCCTGCTGTCGCGGTAGATTGA
- a CDS encoding cysteine desulfurase family protein: MNKRPLYFDYAATTPVDERVIRVMVECLGFDGNFGNPASSSHAFGQEARRSVESARQQVAQLVGAQPEQIVWTSGATESNNLALKGVAQARSGSAGHVITSLIEHKAILDTARQLEESGVAVTWLAPDAEGLISPQAVREALREDTFLVSLMLVNNELGTVNDIIAIGEIVREHGALFHVDAAQGAGKVQIDLSRWPVDLMSFSAHKIYGPKGIGALYVGDRARSRLAAQIHGGGHEGGLRSGTLATHQIAAMGAAFELAAAAFDEELAKIVRLRNRLLEPLLALPGVRINGSASRRIPHTLSLTFNEGEFNSATLGASIAFSATSACNSAHNTPSHVLLALGHDARAAGRTIRLSLGRFTTEQDIDEAVRLIKAACATAPAFWATTP, encoded by the coding sequence ATGAATAAACGTCCGTTGTATTTCGATTACGCCGCCACCACGCCGGTGGATGAGCGGGTCATCCGGGTCATGGTCGAGTGTCTGGGTTTTGACGGCAACTTCGGCAACCCGGCGTCCAGTTCCCATGCCTTCGGCCAGGAGGCCCGGCGCTCGGTGGAAAGTGCCCGCCAGCAGGTGGCGCAATTGGTGGGGGCCCAGCCCGAACAGATCGTCTGGACTTCCGGCGCCACCGAATCCAACAACCTGGCCCTCAAGGGTGTGGCCCAGGCACGCAGTGGTTCCGCCGGCCATGTCATCACCAGCCTGATCGAGCACAAGGCGATTCTCGATACAGCGCGCCAGCTCGAGGAAAGTGGCGTCGCGGTTACCTGGCTGGCACCGGACGCCGAGGGCCTGATCAGCCCGCAAGCGGTTCGCGAGGCGTTGCGCGAAGACACGTTCCTGGTCTCGCTGATGCTGGTGAACAACGAGCTGGGCACCGTCAACGACATCATCGCCATTGGCGAGATCGTTCGCGAGCACGGTGCGTTGTTCCATGTGGACGCGGCCCAGGGCGCAGGCAAGGTGCAGATCGACCTGTCTCGCTGGCCGGTGGACCTGATGTCTTTTTCCGCGCATAAAATCTACGGCCCCAAGGGCATCGGTGCGCTCTACGTCGGCGACCGTGCCCGGTCACGGCTAGCGGCGCAGATCCATGGCGGTGGACATGAGGGCGGTTTGCGCTCCGGAACCCTGGCGACCCACCAGATTGCAGCCATGGGCGCCGCATTCGAACTGGCAGCCGCGGCATTCGACGAAGAACTCGCTAAAATCGTCCGGTTGCGCAATCGTTTGCTCGAGCCGCTGCTGGCGTTGCCTGGTGTGCGTATAAACGGCAGTGCGAGCCGCCGGATTCCCCACACGTTGAGCCTGACGTTCAACGAAGGTGAGTTCAACTCGGCGACATTGGGCGCATCGATTGCATTTTCCGCGACCTCGGCCTGCAATTCGGCGCACAACACCCCGTCCCACGTGCTGCTGGCCCTGGGGCACGACGCCCGTGCGGCCGGGCGGACCATCCGCTTGAGCCTGGGGCGCTTTACCACCGAGCAGGATATCGACGAGGCGGTGCGGCTGATCAAGGCGGCGTGCGCGACTGCGCCGGCGTTCTGGGCCACGACCCCATAA
- a CDS encoding SDR family oxidoreductase has translation MNNKKVVLVVGAGDATGGAIAKRFAQEGFVACVTRRSADKLQPLVDGIRAQGGEAHGFACDARKEDDVIALIEQIENQIGPIEAFVFNIGANVPCSILEETARKYFKIWEMACFSGFLNAREVAKRMVKRQRGTILFTGATAGLRGASGFAAFAGAKHGIRALAQSMARELGPLNIHVAHVVVDGAIDTDFIRDHFPEKYATKDQDGILNPEHIADNYWYLHSQPRDAWTFELDLRPWNERW, from the coding sequence ATGAATAATAAGAAGGTCGTACTGGTTGTTGGCGCGGGCGATGCCACCGGCGGAGCGATTGCCAAACGCTTTGCACAGGAAGGTTTCGTGGCCTGTGTTACCCGTCGCAGCGCTGACAAACTCCAGCCGCTTGTGGATGGAATCCGCGCTCAAGGCGGCGAAGCCCACGGGTTTGCCTGTGATGCACGTAAAGAAGACGATGTGATTGCACTCATCGAGCAAATCGAGAACCAGATCGGCCCGATCGAAGCCTTTGTGTTCAACATCGGCGCCAACGTCCCCTGCAGCATCCTCGAAGAAACCGCACGCAAGTACTTCAAGATTTGGGAGATGGCCTGTTTCTCAGGTTTTCTCAATGCACGGGAAGTGGCCAAGCGCATGGTCAAGCGCCAACGCGGAACCATCCTGTTTACCGGGGCGACGGCGGGATTGCGCGGCGCTTCGGGGTTCGCTGCATTCGCAGGCGCCAAACATGGCATCCGCGCACTGGCCCAAAGCATGGCCCGGGAGCTGGGGCCGCTGAATATTCATGTGGCCCATGTGGTGGTGGATGGCGCCATCGACACCGACTTCATCCGCGATCATTTCCCGGAAAAATATGCCACCAAGGATCAGGACGGCATCCTGAATCCTGAACACATCGCCGACAACTACTGGTATCTGCACAGCCAACCTCGCGACGCCTGGACCTTCGAGCTGGACCTGCGCCCCTGGAATGAACGCTGGTAA
- a CDS encoding PepSY-associated TM helix domain-containing protein: protein MSKKSRSKLWFLVHSWLALPIWFFVLIVCVTGTLAVVSQEIVWLANPDMRANKPSDEATSLSYDQVIAAIKQAQPQTQVQSIIRPDESHFALEVGVTYPDGRPDTVYVNPYSGVIQGSAPTFNFQAFTRALHGWWLVPFTNGYSWGWYLVSFLGLPLLASLVTGLVVYKRFWKGFFRPTLRIRHGARIFWGDFHRLSGIWSIWFIAVISVTGTWFLIQALLGDNQISISSEPVIPVVARENVPLAVDGQAPPQLNLDRAIEIAQQRIPGLEASFISLPGNAYSHLEIGGRGWYPLMFQTATINPYNGDVAASRLLSDRTTLEFVTESMRPLHTGDFGGLWIKLIWFFFGLILSMMVLSGLLIWTKRTALATANAFKRSQKPTRGARIAQALQPSVHRESSEGSL, encoded by the coding sequence ATGTCGAAGAAATCCCGCTCCAAACTCTGGTTCCTGGTCCATAGCTGGCTGGCATTGCCCATCTGGTTCTTCGTGCTCATCGTCTGCGTCACCGGCACCCTGGCGGTGGTCAGCCAGGAGATCGTCTGGCTGGCCAACCCCGACATGCGGGCCAACAAGCCTTCGGACGAGGCCACGTCGCTCAGCTATGACCAGGTGATCGCCGCGATCAAGCAGGCCCAGCCGCAAACCCAGGTGCAAAGCATCATCCGTCCGGACGAGTCGCATTTTGCGCTGGAAGTCGGCGTGACCTACCCCGACGGACGCCCCGACACGGTCTACGTCAACCCGTACAGCGGCGTCATCCAGGGCTCGGCGCCGACATTCAATTTCCAGGCCTTCACCCGCGCCCTGCATGGCTGGTGGCTGGTGCCGTTCACCAATGGCTACAGTTGGGGCTGGTACCTGGTGTCGTTCCTGGGCCTGCCCTTGCTCGCGTCCCTGGTGACCGGGCTGGTGGTCTACAAGCGTTTCTGGAAAGGCTTCTTTCGTCCGACCCTGCGGATTCGCCATGGCGCACGGATTTTCTGGGGTGATTTCCACCGGCTCAGCGGTATCTGGTCGATCTGGTTCATCGCGGTCATCTCCGTCACCGGCACCTGGTTCCTGATCCAGGCCTTGCTGGGCGACAACCAGATCTCCATTTCCAGCGAACCGGTCATCCCGGTGGTGGCCCGTGAAAACGTGCCGTTGGCCGTTGACGGCCAGGCGCCACCGCAGTTGAACCTGGACCGGGCCATCGAAATCGCCCAGCAACGCATCCCGGGACTGGAAGCGAGTTTCATCAGCCTGCCCGGCAATGCCTACAGCCATCTGGAAATCGGTGGCCGCGGGTGGTATCCGCTGATGTTCCAGACCGCCACCATCAATCCCTACAACGGCGACGTGGCCGCCTCCCGGTTGCTGTCGGACCGCACGACCCTGGAGTTCGTCACCGAATCCATGCGGCCCTTGCACACCGGGGACTTCGGCGGCCTCTGGATCAAGCTCATCTGGTTTTTCTTCGGTCTGATCCTGAGCATGATGGTCCTCAGCGGGCTGCTGATCTGGACCAAACGCACGGCCCTGGCCACCGCCAATGCCTTCAAGCGAAGCCAGAAACCCACCCGCGGCGCCCGAATCGCGCAGGCACTGCAACCGTCCGTCCACCGTGAATCGTCGGAGGGCAGCCTGTGA
- a CDS encoding aminopeptidase P family protein, with translation MSTEPLPHGLVPQRLARIRQLMSREGIHALLVPSADPHLSEYLPGYWQGRQWLSGFHGSVGTLIVTGSFAGVWADSRYWEQATKELEGSGIELVKLIPGQPGPLDWLAEQTPEGAVVAVDGAVMAVASARTLGGKLAERGARLRTDIDLLKDVWTDRPGLPDQPVYAHLPPQATVSRVEKLAKLRESLQERGADWHFIATLDDIAWLFNLRGADVSFNPVFVSFALISQQQATLFVALDKVDAALRAVLEQDGVTLRDYSEAAAALREVPDGANLQVDPARVTVGLLDNLGSGVKLIEGLNPTTLAKSRKSLADAEHIRRAMEQDGAALCEFFAWLEGAWGRERITELTIDEHLTAARTRRPDFVSLSFNTIAAFNANGAMPHYHATQEAHAVIEGDGLLLIDSGGQYLGGTTDITRMVPVGTPTAEQKRDCTRVLKGVIALSRAKFPRGILSPLLDAIARAPIWAEQVDYGHGTGHGVGYFLNVHEGPQVIAYQAAAAPQTAMQAGMITSIEPGTYRPGRWGVRIENLVLNREAGSSEFGEFLEFETLTLCPIDTRCLEPSLLTQDEKDWFNAYHAEVQRRLSPLLDGDALQWLNTRTIAI, from the coding sequence ATGAGCACCGAGCCTTTGCCCCATGGACTGGTTCCCCAGCGCCTGGCCCGAATCCGCCAACTGATGAGCCGAGAGGGTATTCACGCGTTGCTGGTGCCATCGGCCGACCCGCACCTGTCTGAATACCTGCCGGGCTATTGGCAGGGGCGGCAATGGTTGTCGGGGTTCCATGGTTCGGTGGGTACCTTGATCGTGACCGGCAGTTTCGCCGGCGTCTGGGCCGACAGCCGTTACTGGGAGCAGGCCACCAAGGAGCTGGAGGGCAGTGGTATCGAGCTGGTCAAGCTGATTCCAGGCCAGCCCGGTCCCCTGGACTGGCTGGCCGAACAAACGCCTGAAGGCGCAGTGGTTGCGGTCGACGGTGCGGTCATGGCCGTGGCATCGGCCCGCACCCTGGGCGGCAAGCTCGCCGAACGCGGCGCGCGGTTGCGCACCGACATCGACCTGCTCAAGGACGTCTGGACCGATCGCCCAGGCTTGCCGGATCAACCGGTCTACGCCCATTTGCCGCCCCAGGCGACCGTCAGCCGGGTCGAAAAACTCGCCAAGCTGCGCGAATCCCTCCAGGAGCGTGGTGCCGACTGGCATTTCATCGCCACGCTGGATGACATCGCCTGGTTGTTCAACCTGCGCGGAGCAGATGTATCGTTCAACCCCGTGTTCGTTTCCTTTGCCTTGATCAGCCAGCAGCAAGCAACGCTGTTCGTGGCCCTGGACAAGGTTGACGCAGCGCTGCGTGCGGTTCTGGAGCAGGACGGCGTGACCCTGCGCGATTACAGCGAAGCCGCCGCCGCGTTGCGCGAAGTGCCGGATGGCGCGAATCTGCAGGTCGACCCAGCGCGGGTGACGGTCGGCTTGCTGGATAACCTCGGCAGTGGCGTGAAGCTGATCGAAGGTCTTAATCCAACGACGTTGGCCAAGTCCCGTAAAAGCCTGGCCGACGCCGAGCACATCCGTCGGGCCATGGAGCAGGACGGCGCGGCGCTCTGTGAATTCTTCGCCTGGCTGGAAGGGGCCTGGGGGCGCGAGCGTATCACCGAGTTGACCATCGACGAGCACCTGACTGCCGCCCGCACACGTCGGCCGGATTTCGTCTCCCTGAGCTTCAATACCATCGCCGCCTTTAACGCCAACGGCGCGATGCCCCATTACCATGCCACGCAAGAGGCCCATGCCGTCATCGAAGGTGATGGCCTGTTGCTGATCGATTCCGGGGGCCAGTACTTGGGGGGCACCACTGACATCACCCGCATGGTGCCGGTCGGAACGCCCACCGCCGAGCAGAAGCGTGACTGCACCCGTGTGCTCAAGGGTGTGATTGCCCTGTCCCGGGCCAAATTTCCGCGGGGCATTCTTTCGCCCTTGCTGGATGCCATCGCCCGTGCGCCGATCTGGGCGGAGCAGGTCGATTACGGCCACGGTACCGGCCATGGTGTCGGCTATTTCCTCAATGTCCACGAAGGCCCGCAGGTGATTGCCTATCAAGCCGCTGCCGCGCCGCAAACGGCGATGCAGGCCGGCATGATCACCTCGATCGAGCCGGGCACTTATCGTCCCGGCCGCTGGGGTGTGCGCATCGAGAACCTGGTGTTGAACCGCGAAGCCGGAAGCAGCGAGTTCGGCGAGTTCCTTGAGTTCGAAACCCTCACGCTGTGCCCGATCGACACCCGTTGCCTGGAGCCTTCGCTGCTGACCCAGGACGAAAAAGACTGGTTCAACGCCTACCACGCCGAGGTTCAGCGTCGATTGAGCCCGTTGCTGGACGGTGACGCACTGCAGTGGCTCAACACCCGGACGATAGCGATTTGA
- a CDS encoding 2-hydroxychromene-2-carboxylate isomerase, whose product MSKSVEFYFDLGSPTTYLAYTQLPALCAQTNSQLIYRPMLLGGVFKATGNASPATVPAKNPYLFKDLNRFAKRYGVAFQFNPYFPVNTLLLMRAVTAMQLRHPERFEAFVDCLFRAFWVDARNLNDPATVAAVLNEGGFDADHVLALTNDEQVKQALKSATEDAIGRGVFGAPSMFVGDELFFGQDRLDFVREALA is encoded by the coding sequence ATGAGCAAATCAGTGGAGTTTTACTTCGATCTCGGCAGCCCGACCACGTACCTGGCCTATACCCAGTTGCCGGCGCTGTGCGCGCAGACAAACAGCCAGTTGATCTATCGTCCGATGTTATTGGGCGGCGTCTTCAAGGCAACCGGCAACGCATCACCGGCGACAGTGCCAGCCAAGAACCCTTACCTGTTCAAGGATCTGAATCGCTTCGCCAAGCGCTACGGCGTCGCCTTCCAGTTCAATCCATACTTCCCCGTCAACACATTGCTGCTGATGCGCGCGGTGACCGCCATGCAACTGCGCCATCCCGAACGCTTCGAGGCCTTCGTCGATTGCCTGTTCCGCGCCTTTTGGGTGGACGCCCGCAACCTCAATGACCCAGCGACTGTCGCAGCTGTCCTGAACGAAGGCGGTTTCGACGCCGACCATGTGCTGGCCCTGACGAACGACGAGCAGGTCAAGCAAGCACTCAAGAGCGCCACCGAAGACGCCATCGGACGCGGCGTGTTCGGTGCCCCGAGCATGTTTGTCGGTGACGAGCTGTTCTTCGGCCAGGATCGGCTGGACTTCGTCCGTGAAGCCCTCGCCTGA
- a CDS encoding TetR/AcrR family transcriptional regulator: protein MRYSANHKMETREKLLASSAVSAKKSGFSTVGVDGLMKAIGLSGGAFYSHFSSKDELFKAIVERELAQSLDRLSGDGALDSMKLERCLKQYLSMSHVEQPEAGCALPVLGAEIARSDVQVKEAAQTWICRLHENWARILGSDSLAWAILSQCVGALVVARMLVTPQVQRDVLKSSHEEISRRIAEQGLG, encoded by the coding sequence ATGCGTTATTCAGCCAATCACAAAATGGAAACCCGCGAGAAACTGCTCGCCAGCAGTGCCGTGTCCGCCAAGAAATCCGGTTTCTCTACGGTCGGTGTCGACGGCCTGATGAAAGCGATCGGGTTGAGTGGCGGTGCGTTCTATAGCCACTTCTCGTCCAAGGATGAGCTTTTCAAGGCCATTGTTGAGCGGGAGTTGGCTCAAAGCCTGGATCGCTTGAGCGGCGACGGCGCCTTGGACTCGATGAAACTGGAGCGCTGCCTCAAGCAGTACTTGAGCATGAGCCATGTCGAGCAGCCCGAGGCAGGATGTGCGTTACCGGTACTGGGCGCTGAGATCGCACGATCGGATGTCCAGGTGAAGGAGGCGGCGCAAACATGGATCTGTCGTTTGCACGAAAACTGGGCACGGATATTGGGAAGCGACAGCCTGGCCTGGGCCATTCTGTCTCAATGCGTGGGGGCGTTGGTTGTCGCGCGGATGCTGGTCACGCCGCAGGTCCAGCGTGATGTCCTCAAGTCCAGCCATGAGGAAATCAGTCGTCGAATCGCCGAACAGGGGCTTGGCTAA